One Desulfonatronum thiodismutans DNA segment encodes these proteins:
- a CDS encoding (Fe-S)-binding protein, which translates to MREQIRPANRAAPYPTNSGASTRPCILCGKCLDVCPLFAATGREELSPRGKSFLIRQALEEGNLHDPAAASKLLGLCLGCGRCADGCPQGRNLPELLREEKAGHPGWQAWVWRTWITQAKSLWPLVGRCAGLLPEQLGAGMMDAPRALVRRPSRERTSGGFERVADEAVLPGNAVLFPGCTARFARPWWVESAVRMLGAADDRLKGFPDWQCCGFTVAQAGLPGLNDEMRSQNVVLWRERGRPALLTICATCTTALHDYTKSKDLFQDDRERLAWEAAVQPLSGLVDPQDFRAGGDGTVLYHRPCHAPNPDPDAAFLRGVFATRLIAEAENACCGMGGVMRLSAPGLSSQVADRYWSLAPEQSELTVSTGCSGCAIQLAATAPQGVEVAHWLELFEG; encoded by the coding sequence ATGAGAGAACAGATTCGGCCTGCCAATCGCGCGGCACCATACCCCACGAACTCGGGCGCTTCGACGCGGCCGTGCATTCTTTGCGGCAAGTGTCTGGACGTCTGTCCGTTGTTTGCGGCCACGGGGCGGGAGGAGTTGAGCCCTCGGGGCAAGTCCTTTTTGATCCGCCAGGCACTGGAGGAGGGCAATCTCCATGATCCGGCCGCGGCCAGCAAACTGCTGGGGCTGTGCCTGGGGTGCGGACGGTGCGCGGATGGTTGTCCTCAAGGCCGAAATCTTCCGGAACTGCTGCGGGAGGAGAAGGCCGGTCATCCGGGGTGGCAGGCCTGGGTCTGGCGGACCTGGATCACCCAGGCCAAGAGTCTTTGGCCGCTGGTGGGCCGCTGCGCGGGGTTGCTTCCGGAACAACTCGGTGCCGGGATGATGGATGCGCCGCGGGCCTTGGTGCGTCGGCCTTCTCGGGAGCGGACATCCGGTGGCTTTGAGCGGGTTGCCGACGAAGCTGTTTTGCCCGGGAACGCCGTGCTGTTCCCCGGATGCACGGCGCGATTCGCCAGACCCTGGTGGGTGGAAAGCGCAGTGCGGATGCTGGGGGCGGCGGATGATCGGCTGAAAGGCTTCCCGGATTGGCAATGTTGCGGTTTTACGGTGGCTCAGGCAGGATTACCCGGTTTGAACGACGAAATGCGGTCTCAAAATGTGGTCTTGTGGAGGGAACGGGGGCGACCTGCGCTGCTCACCATCTGCGCCACATGCACTACGGCTTTGCATGATTACACGAAGTCAAAGGACCTTTTTCAGGACGACCGGGAGCGACTGGCCTGGGAAGCCGCGGTTCAGCCTCTGAGCGGCCTGGTCGATCCGCAAGACTTTCGCGCTGGAGGAGACGGAACGGTCCTCTACCACCGCCCTTGTCACGCTCCAAATCCAGACCCGGATGCTGCTTTTTTGCGCGGCGTGTTCGCGACACGGCTGATTGCCGAGGCCGAAAACGCTTGCTGCGGGATGGGCGGCGTGATGCGACTCAGCGCCCCAGGCTTGTCCTCCCAGGTAGCGGATCGGTATTGGAGTCTAGCGCCTGAACAAAGCGAACTCACCGTGAGCACCGGGTGCAGCGGTTGCGCGATCCAACTCGCGGCCACGGCCCCCCAAGGCGTCGAGGTCGCGCACTGGTTGGAGTTGTTTGAAGGGTGA
- the secA gene encoding preprotein translocase subunit SecA: MFNFIVKKVIGSKNERYLKKLKPMVQTINGHEERMRGLRDDDFPVKVREWKEQVQNGRSLDDLLPETFALVREASWRALKMRHFDAQLIGGMVLHHGKIAEMKTGEGKTLAATLPVVLNALAGKGVHVVTVNDYLARRDAEWMGQIYRFLGLEVGVILHGLTDPERQTSYNADVTYGTNNEFGFDYLRDNMKFRMEHLVQRDLFFGIVDEVDSILIDEARTPLIISGPAEDSTGLYMQINALIPKLKKEEHFTVDEKLRAILLTEEGVMRCEELLSLENLYDPQNIRFQHHILQALKAHHLFKRDVDYIVGDGQVVIVDEFTGRTMPGRRYSDGLHQALEAKEYVKIQAENQTLASITFQNYFRMYDKLAGMTGTADTEAVEFKEIYNLDVASVPTHRPMVREDHPDMIYKTQDDKYKAIAQEISELHRKGQPVLVGTVSIEKSEIVAKLLKRHGVPHSVLNAKNHEKEAEIVALAGHSGQVTIATNMAGRGTDIVLGEGVVDLGGLHIIGTERHESRRIDNQLRGRSGRQGDPGSSRFYLALDDDLLRLFGSDKIAGLMGRLGLQEGEAIENRMVSRAIENAQRKVEAHNFEIRKQLLDFDNVMNQQREVIYTQRREIMASKDLEEMVESFVHDLVEDIYAPVQDKDADDEARQEVRARLGEIFGLGRVHPLPEDKLPGQDETVELIRGVLDKLKTDAPQHYQEILRYFLLDSLDRDWKEHLLNMDGLRDGIGLRGYGQKDPKQEYKREGFELFQAMLHLIKEHTLRNLCHLRLNVVREEQFQHEEKPLKLQYSGSEQKAPAKEPVRRDQPKVGRNDPCPCGSGKKHKKCCGAAG, from the coding sequence ATGTTCAATTTTATCGTCAAGAAAGTAATCGGCTCCAAGAATGAGCGGTATCTGAAAAAGCTCAAGCCGATGGTGCAGACCATTAATGGCCACGAAGAACGGATGCGCGGGCTCAGGGACGACGACTTCCCGGTCAAGGTTCGGGAATGGAAGGAGCAAGTCCAGAACGGGCGTTCTCTGGACGATTTATTGCCCGAGACCTTCGCCTTGGTGCGCGAGGCTTCCTGGCGAGCCTTGAAGATGCGACACTTCGACGCCCAGTTGATCGGCGGGATGGTCCTGCATCACGGCAAGATCGCTGAAATGAAGACTGGCGAGGGCAAGACCCTGGCCGCGACTCTGCCTGTGGTGCTTAACGCTCTGGCCGGCAAGGGCGTGCACGTGGTCACGGTCAACGACTACCTGGCCCGCCGCGACGCGGAGTGGATGGGGCAAATCTATCGTTTTCTTGGTCTGGAGGTCGGGGTGATCCTCCACGGGTTGACCGATCCCGAACGCCAAACGTCCTACAACGCCGACGTGACCTACGGCACGAACAATGAGTTCGGCTTCGATTACCTGCGGGACAACATGAAGTTCCGGATGGAGCACCTGGTCCAGCGGGACCTGTTTTTCGGGATCGTGGACGAGGTGGACTCCATCCTGATCGACGAGGCCCGGACCCCGCTGATCATTTCCGGTCCGGCCGAGGACTCCACCGGGCTGTACATGCAGATCAACGCCCTGATTCCCAAACTGAAGAAGGAAGAGCATTTCACGGTGGACGAGAAGCTGCGCGCCATCCTGCTCACGGAAGAGGGGGTGATGCGCTGCGAAGAGCTGCTCAGCCTGGAAAACCTCTACGACCCGCAAAACATCCGCTTTCAGCATCACATCCTGCAGGCCCTCAAGGCCCACCATCTTTTCAAACGTGACGTGGACTACATCGTGGGCGACGGGCAGGTGGTCATCGTTGACGAATTCACCGGCCGGACCATGCCCGGTCGCCGCTACAGCGACGGGTTGCACCAAGCCCTGGAAGCCAAGGAATACGTCAAGATTCAGGCAGAAAACCAGACCCTGGCCTCCATCACCTTCCAGAACTATTTCCGGATGTACGACAAGCTGGCCGGGATGACCGGAACCGCGGACACCGAAGCAGTGGAGTTTAAGGAAATCTACAACCTGGACGTGGCGTCCGTCCCCACCCATCGGCCCATGGTCCGGGAAGATCATCCGGATATGATCTACAAGACCCAGGACGACAAATATAAGGCCATCGCCCAGGAGATCAGCGAACTCCACCGCAAGGGGCAGCCCGTGCTGGTGGGTACGGTGTCCATCGAGAAGTCCGAAATCGTGGCCAAACTGCTCAAGCGTCACGGGGTTCCGCACAGCGTGCTCAACGCGAAGAACCACGAGAAAGAGGCCGAGATCGTGGCCCTGGCTGGCCATAGCGGACAGGTGACCATTGCCACGAACATGGCCGGACGCGGTACGGACATCGTGCTCGGCGAGGGCGTGGTGGACCTGGGAGGGCTGCACATCATCGGCACGGAGCGCCATGAAAGCCGACGCATCGACAACCAGTTGCGCGGACGAAGCGGACGTCAGGGCGATCCGGGCAGCTCCCGGTTCTACCTAGCCCTGGACGACGACCTGTTGCGGCTGTTCGGCTCGGACAAGATCGCCGGGCTGATGGGGCGGCTGGGATTGCAGGAGGGCGAGGCCATCGAGAACCGGATGGTCTCCCGGGCCATTGAAAACGCCCAGCGCAAGGTGGAGGCCCACAACTTCGAGATCCGCAAACAGCTTCTGGACTTCGACAACGTCATGAACCAGCAGCGGGAAGTGATTTATACCCAGCGTCGGGAAATCATGGCCAGCAAGGACCTGGAGGAGATGGTCGAGTCTTTTGTCCACGATCTGGTGGAGGACATCTACGCGCCGGTGCAGGACAAGGACGCGGACGACGAGGCTCGCCAGGAAGTCCGGGCCCGGCTGGGCGAGATTTTCGGGTTGGGACGGGTTCATCCTCTGCCCGAGGACAAACTGCCCGGTCAGGACGAAACCGTGGAGCTGATCCGGGGCGTGCTCGACAAGCTCAAGACGGACGCCCCCCAGCATTACCAGGAGATTCTGCGTTATTTTCTGCTGGACAGCCTGGACCGGGACTGGAAAGAGCATCTGCTGAACATGGACGGCCTGCGCGACGGCATCGGCCTGCGCGGCTACGGCCAGAAAGACCCCAAGCAGGAGTACAAGCGCGAGGGCTTCGAGTTGTTTCAGGCCATGCTGCACCTGATAAAGGAACACACTCTGCGCAACCTTTGCCACCTGCGTCTGAACGTGGTCCGCGAGGAACAGTTCCAGCACGAGGAAAAGCCTCTGAAACTGCAGTACTCCGGCTCGGAACAAAAAGCCCCGGCCAAGGAGCCCGTCCGTCGGGACCAGCCCAAGGTTGGTCGAAACGATCCCTGCCCCTGCGGCAGCGGCAAGAAACACAAGAAATGCTGCGGGGCCGCGGGGTAG
- a CDS encoding type II toxin-antitoxin system Phd/YefM family antitoxin — protein MEAISYTRFRGEIAKIIDRVVEDHEAIIVTRNTEPGVVILSLEDYEALQETAYLTRSPANARRLVDALDQLRHGNKSVHSLDDIAELAHDH, from the coding sequence ATGGAAGCCATCAGCTATACCCGGTTTCGCGGTGAGATTGCCAAGATTATTGACCGTGTCGTTGAAGATCATGAGGCAATTATCGTCACTCGGAATACTGAACCTGGGGTCGTTATATTGAGCCTGGAGGACTATGAAGCCCTTCAGGAAACAGCCTATCTGACCAGGTCTCCGGCGAATGCACGGCGGTTGGTAGATGCTTTGGACCAATTGCGACATGGAAATAAATCCGTTCATTCGTTGGATGATATTGCCGAGTTGGCTCATGATCATTGA
- a CDS encoding Txe/YoeB family addiction module toxin: MIIEWVDHAWDDMIYWAENDKKVLARIMKLLEDIRKDPFSGLGKPKALRNNLSGYWSRRINSEHRLVYRIHDGKLQVIMARYHY, from the coding sequence ATGATCATTGAGTGGGTGGATCATGCTTGGGATGACATGATATATTGGGCTGAAAACGATAAGAAAGTTTTGGCTCGTATCATGAAGCTGCTTGAAGATATCCGAAAAGATCCTTTTTCTGGATTGGGGAAGCCAAAGGCTCTGAGAAATAACCTTTCGGGGTATTGGAGTCGGAGGATTAACTCCGAGCACAGGCTGGTGTACAGAATCCATGATGGGAAATTGCAGGTCATCATGGCTAGGTATCATTACTAA
- a CDS encoding YajQ family cyclic di-GMP-binding protein encodes MPSFDIVSKVDLQEVDNAVNNVRKELDTRFDFRNVKTDLDLNRKEKVLHVVTGDEMKMRAIQDLLKVHFTRRKLDPRSMEFKELEATSQGRVKMDILIKEGISKDTAQKIVKLIKAQKLKVQPAIQDEQVRVTGKKIDDLQAVIKLLDAQELDVPLQHVNMKS; translated from the coding sequence ATGCCGTCATTCGATATCGTGAGCAAGGTTGATTTGCAGGAAGTGGACAATGCCGTGAACAATGTCCGCAAAGAGTTGGATACGCGGTTTGACTTCCGGAACGTGAAAACGGACCTGGATTTGAATCGCAAGGAAAAAGTTCTGCATGTGGTCACCGGGGACGAGATGAAGATGCGGGCCATTCAGGATCTGCTCAAGGTGCACTTCACCCGGCGAAAACTGGACCCCAGGAGCATGGAGTTCAAGGAACTGGAGGCCACCAGTCAGGGCCGGGTGAAGATGGACATCCTGATCAAGGAAGGCATTTCCAAGGACACGGCCCAGAAGATCGTCAAGCTGATCAAGGCGCAGAAGCTGAAGGTTCAGCCCGCGATTCAGGATGAGCAGGTTCGGGTCACCGGCAAGAAGATTGATGATTTGCAGGCCGTGATCAAGCTCCTGGACGCTCAGGAACTGGACGTGCCCTTGCAGCATGTGAATATGAAAAGTTAA
- a CDS encoding CDP-alcohol phosphatidyltransferase family protein, which translates to MRPSSNWTIPNVITIFRIVLVPVFVMMFIDQRFGAALLIFLIAGMSDGLDGFLARVLKQRSQLGALLDPIADKLLLITAYFCLGFVGLLPSWLAVLVISRDMMIIGGMALLHFWGVDVRSRIHPTWLSKFNTCGQIALIVAVLAKHSFGLPWHGLIQLLVATVTMSTILSGAHYIYIGLGHFPGEGEKRVE; encoded by the coding sequence ATGCGCCCATCCAGCAACTGGACCATCCCTAATGTCATCACCATTTTCCGGATCGTTCTCGTTCCGGTGTTCGTAATGATGTTCATTGATCAGCGGTTTGGCGCGGCGTTGCTGATTTTTCTGATCGCCGGGATGAGCGATGGACTGGACGGCTTCTTAGCCAGGGTGCTCAAGCAACGCTCGCAACTCGGCGCCCTGCTGGACCCCATCGCGGACAAATTACTGCTGATCACGGCGTACTTCTGCCTCGGATTCGTGGGGCTGTTGCCAAGCTGGCTGGCCGTACTGGTCATCAGCAGGGACATGATGATCATCGGCGGCATGGCCCTGCTGCATTTCTGGGGCGTGGACGTCCGGTCGCGGATTCACCCGACGTGGTTGAGCAAATTCAACACCTGCGGACAAATCGCGCTGATCGTCGCCGTCCTGGCCAAGCACTCCTTCGGCCTGCCATGGCATGGCCTGATCCAGCTTCTCGTGGCAACAGTCACCATGAGCACGATACTTTCCGGCGCGCACTATATTTATATAGGTCTTGGACACTTCCCCGGCGAAGGGGAGAAGCGTGTCGAGTAG
- a CDS encoding outer membrane homotrimeric porin translates to MKKLVVLAVLAAFILGTAGFASAIELNAKGNWRVHFNYLKNTNDFDGDSKYDKFQAMQRARVLFEFIASENLKGVLHFEIGNQSWGNQGHGAALNADGVNVKTKNAFIQFAIPGTQAAVKAGIQGFALPSTYGSHILSADVAALAAIIPFNDMMGLTVAWARPYDLTQGTANAKIEDEVDVFAAVLPISLDGVKLNPFAVYARWGKDFLNGAFGANADPNPFKNANQWFAGLNFAVDMLDPFVIKGDFNYGSVKLTDNFKASGFIADVALAYKMDMMTPEVYFLYETGEDSKYSRGGDSKRMPTIGTDGTSWAPTSFGMVGSSFGGGTDGIMRGFIADLPGASDLDSYWATEGTIGMWATGVKLGDITFVQDLSHTLGFMFAKGTNDTANANLFTKDDKYYEVTFDHKYQIYENLSLLVETAWGKMDLDKLNVGKSREDLAKDSAWKLAAGFNYRF, encoded by the coding sequence ATGAAAAAGTTAGTCGTTTTGGCCGTTTTGGCCGCCTTCATTCTCGGTACCGCGGGCTTCGCCTCCGCTATCGAGTTGAATGCAAAAGGAAACTGGCGGGTGCACTTCAACTATCTGAAGAACACCAATGATTTTGATGGCGATTCCAAGTATGACAAGTTTCAGGCCATGCAGCGCGCTCGGGTGCTGTTCGAGTTCATCGCCAGCGAGAACCTGAAAGGTGTGTTGCACTTTGAAATCGGCAACCAGAGCTGGGGTAATCAAGGGCATGGTGCTGCATTGAATGCCGACGGCGTCAACGTGAAGACCAAGAACGCCTTCATCCAGTTCGCGATTCCCGGTACTCAGGCTGCCGTGAAGGCCGGTATCCAGGGCTTCGCTCTGCCCAGCACCTACGGTTCTCACATCCTGTCCGCCGACGTGGCTGCCTTGGCCGCCATCATTCCGTTCAACGACATGATGGGCTTGACCGTGGCTTGGGCTCGTCCTTACGACCTCACCCAGGGAACGGCTAATGCCAAGATTGAAGACGAAGTTGACGTCTTCGCCGCCGTGCTGCCCATTTCTTTGGACGGCGTTAAGTTGAATCCCTTTGCCGTGTACGCTCGCTGGGGCAAGGATTTCCTGAACGGCGCTTTCGGCGCTAATGCTGATCCGAATCCCTTCAAGAACGCCAATCAGTGGTTCGCCGGCTTGAATTTTGCCGTGGACATGCTGGACCCCTTCGTTATCAAAGGTGATTTCAACTACGGTTCCGTCAAGCTGACCGACAACTTCAAGGCTTCCGGTTTTATTGCCGACGTCGCCTTGGCGTACAAGATGGACATGATGACTCCCGAAGTATACTTCCTGTACGAGACCGGTGAAGATTCCAAGTATTCCCGTGGTGGTGACAGCAAGCGGATGCCCACCATCGGCACGGACGGCACCTCCTGGGCCCCGACTTCCTTCGGCATGGTCGGCTCTTCCTTCGGCGGCGGCACGGACGGCATCATGCGCGGCTTTATCGCTGATCTGCCCGGTGCCAGCGATCTCGATTCCTACTGGGCCACTGAAGGCACCATCGGTATGTGGGCCACTGGCGTGAAGTTGGGCGACATCACTTTTGTTCAGGATCTGAGCCACACCCTGGGCTTCATGTTCGCCAAGGGTACCAACGACACCGCCAATGCTAACTTGTTCACCAAGGACGACAAGTACTACGAAGTCACCTTTGATCATAAGTACCAGATCTACGAAAATTTGTCCCTCCTTGTTGAAACGGCTTGGGGCAAGATGGATCTGGACAAGCTGAATGTCGGCAAGTCCCGCGAAGATCTGGCCAAAGACAGCGCTTGGAAGTTGGCCGCTGGCTTCAACTATCGCTTCTAG